In Tribolium castaneum strain GA2 chromosome 4, icTriCast1.1, whole genome shotgun sequence, one DNA window encodes the following:
- the hdly gene encoding DNA-directed RNA polymerase II subunit RPB1, with protein sequence MAFIRVIALALALASTTAWSSHPFESARDQYEAREDRPQRQLLTEATDHRPGVHMSQQSDFILPVQRKSVRKRSYYPWQNEVTYEVPYQSITVWKSPVYQLSRPYYIPIFGVPGRVPIYYPPQPFVNPGVPKDNTGKKPFVAPTYLPPVETTTMTIRDRFNGGDNYDDRPIWADETGKTTQRPGTGAVPTRKPRPSRPRTPPPLVHNPTDPEGFAKESEDSNQPSTTVSTPQFRPNEPSRCVWAIISCCSSTSEVSYDCFEQRGCPGAFWDKSPCDNEFAQAAIEAALNYYNKK encoded by the coding sequence ATGGCATTTATCCGCGTGATAGCATTGGCGTTAGCGCTGGCAAGCACTACAGCATGGAGTTCTCATCCCTTCGAATCGGCACGAGATCAATACGAAGCGCGCGAGGATAGACCCCAACGCCAGCTGCTCACCGAAGCAACAGATCATCGTCCAGGAGTCCACATGTCTCAACAATCCGACTTCATCCTTCCAGTCCAAAGGAAAAGTGTGCGAAAACGAAGTTACTATCCTTGGCAAAACGAAGTGACTTACGAAGTGCCATATCAGAGCATCACTGTTTGGAAGTCTCCAGTCTACCAACTGAGCAGGCCGTACTATATCCCCATTTTCGGGGTTCCGGGGCGAGTCCCTATTTACTACCCGCCACAACCTTTCGTTAATCCCGGAGTACCGAAGGATAATACGGGCAAAAAGCCATTTGTGGCGCCCACGTACTTGCCACCGGTCGAAACCACAACCATGACTATCAGAGACAGGTTTAACGGTGGTGATAACTACGACGACAGGCCCATATGGGCCGATGAGACCGGAAAAACGACCCAAAGGCCGGGGACTGGCGCGGTTCCAACCCGGAAACCACGACCATCAAGGCCCAGGACGCCCCCGCCTCTTGTCCACAACCCCACTGATCCTGAAGGATTCGCGAAGGAATCGGAAGATTCAAATCAACCGTCAACTACCGTGTCAACGCCTCAATTTAGGCCCAATGAACCCAGCAGATGCGTCTGGGCGATAATTTCCTGCTGCTCGTCCACGTCTGAAGTCAGTTATGACTGCTTCGAACAACGAGGGTGTCCTGGAGCGTTCTGGGACAAGAGTCCGTGTGACAACGAGTTTGCCCAAGCGGCCATCGAGGCCGCGCTTAATTATTACAATAAGAAATAA